In Fusobacterium hwasookii, a single window of DNA contains:
- the eutL gene encoding ethanolamine utilization microcompartment protein EutL, with the protein MINDPLRASVLSVKLIPNVDAKMAEELNLPNGYRSIGIITADSDDVTYTALDEATKMAEVVIVYAKSFYGGAANANTKLAGEVIGIMAGPNPAEVKSGLNAAVDFIENGACFYSANEDDTVPYYAHCVSRTGSYLSKTAGVEEGEALAYLIAPPLEAMYALDAALKAADVRLAAFFGPPSETNFGGGLLTGSQSACKSACDAFAEAVKFVAQNPKKI; encoded by the coding sequence ATGATAAACGATCCTTTAAGAGCCAGTGTATTATCTGTAAAGTTAATACCTAATGTAGATGCTAAAATGGCAGAAGAATTAAATCTTCCAAATGGATATAGAAGTATTGGAATTATTACTGCTGACAGTGATGATGTTACTTATACAGCATTAGATGAAGCAACAAAAATGGCAGAAGTAGTAATTGTATATGCTAAATCATTCTATGGAGGAGCAGCTAATGCTAATACAAAATTAGCAGGAGAAGTTATAGGAATAATGGCAGGACCAAATCCAGCAGAAGTAAAAAGCGGATTAAATGCAGCAGTTGATTTTATTGAAAATGGAGCATGTTTCTACAGTGCAAATGAAGATGATACAGTTCCTTACTATGCACACTGTGTATCAAGAACAGGAAGCTACTTATCTAAAACAGCAGGAGTAGAAGAAGGAGAAGCATTGGCTTATCTAATTGCACCACCTTTAGAAGCAATGTATGCACTAGATGCAGCATTAAAAGCAGCTGATGTAAGACTTGCAGCTTTCTTTGGACCACCTTCTGAAACAAACTTTGGTGGAGGGTTATTAACAGGAAGCCAATCAGCTTGTAAATCTGCTTGTGATGCTTTTGCAGAAGCAGTTAAGTTTGTTGCACAAAACCCTAAAAAAATCTAA
- the eutC gene encoding ethanolamine ammonia-lyase subunit EutC: MVSELELKEIIGRVLKEMAVEGKSEGQVVTETKKPSESYIEDGVIDDITKEDLREVIELKNVANKEEFLKYKRKTPARLGISRAGARYTTHTMLRLRADHAAAQDAVLSSVNEEFLKANNLFTVKSRCEDKDQYITRPDLGRRLDEESVKILKEKCVQNPTVQVFVADGLSSTAIEANIEDCLPALLNGLKSYGISVGTPFFAKFARVGLADDVSEVLGAEVTCVLIGERPGLATAESMSAYIMYKGYVGIPEAKRTVVSNIHIKGTPAAEAGAHIAHIIKKVLDAKASGQDLKL; encoded by the coding sequence ATGGTTTCTGAATTAGAGTTAAAAGAAATTATAGGAAGAGTATTAAAAGAAATGGCTGTTGAAGGAAAATCTGAAGGACAAGTAGTAACAGAAACAAAAAAACCTTCTGAAAGCTATATAGAAGATGGAGTTATAGATGACATCACAAAAGAAGATTTAAGAGAAGTTATTGAATTAAAAAATGTTGCTAATAAAGAAGAGTTTTTAAAATATAAAAGAAAAACTCCTGCAAGATTAGGAATATCAAGAGCAGGTGCAAGATACACAACTCATACAATGTTAAGATTAAGAGCAGACCATGCTGCTGCACAAGACGCTGTTTTAAGTAGTGTAAATGAAGAATTCTTAAAAGCAAATAATCTATTTACAGTTAAGTCAAGATGTGAAGATAAGGACCAATACATCACAAGACCTGACTTAGGTAGAAGACTTGATGAAGAATCAGTTAAAATTTTAAAAGAAAAATGTGTACAAAATCCAACAGTTCAAGTATTTGTTGCAGATGGATTAAGTTCAACTGCTATTGAAGCAAACATTGAAGACTGTTTACCAGCACTTTTAAATGGTTTAAAATCTTATGGAATTTCAGTAGGAACTCCATTCTTTGCAAAATTTGCAAGAGTTGGACTAGCTGATGATGTTTCAGAAGTTTTAGGAGCAGAAGTTACTTGTGTATTAATTGGTGAAAGACCAGGACTTGCAACAGCTGAAAGTATGAGTGCATACATTATGTACAAAGGATATGTAGGTATCCCAGAAGCTAAGAGAACAGTTGTATCTAATATTCATATAAAAGGTACACCAGCAGCAGAAGCTGGAGCACATATAGCTCATATTATTAAAAAAGTTTTAGATGCAAAAGCAAGTGGACAAGATTTAAAATTGTAA
- a CDS encoding ethanolamine ammonia-lyase subunit EutB: MILSVKLFDHVYNFSSLKEVMAKANERKSGDALAGIAASSSKERVAAKVVLSKITLKDLKENPAVPYEEDEVTRIIIDDLNLQVYDEIKDWTVSDLREWLLSEEATPTKINWIRRGLTSEMIAAVTKLMSNMDLIVAAKKIEVYAHCNTTIGGYGTLAVRLQPNHTTDDPDGIMISTLEGLSYGIGDAVLGLNPVDDSVDSVMAVMERFHKIKTDYDIPTQTCVLAHVTTQMEAIKRGAKVDLIFQSIAGSEKGNEAFGITGSMIEEARQLVLKHGTSAGPNVMYFETGQGSELSSDAHNGADQVTMEARCYGFAKRFQPFLVNTVVGFIGPEYLYDSKQVIRAGLEDHFMGKLHGLPMGVDVCYTNHMKADQSDVEVLATLLTAAGCNYFMGIPAGDDIMLNYQTTGYHDNQSLRELFGKQPIKEFKEWLVKYGFMTEDGKLTEKAGDPSVFLK, translated from the coding sequence ATGATACTAAGTGTTAAGCTATTTGACCATGTTTACAATTTTTCTTCTTTAAAAGAAGTTATGGCAAAAGCTAATGAAAGAAAATCTGGAGATGCACTTGCAGGTATAGCAGCAAGTTCATCAAAAGAAAGAGTGGCAGCTAAGGTTGTTTTATCAAAAATTACCTTAAAGGATTTAAAAGAAAATCCAGCAGTTCCTTATGAGGAAGATGAAGTTACAAGAATCATCATAGATGACTTAAATCTTCAAGTTTATGATGAAATTAAAGATTGGACAGTTTCTGATTTAAGAGAATGGCTTTTAAGTGAAGAAGCAACACCAACAAAGATCAACTGGATTAGAAGAGGGCTTACATCAGAAATGATAGCAGCAGTAACTAAATTAATGTCTAATATGGACTTAATAGTTGCAGCTAAAAAAATTGAAGTTTATGCACATTGTAACACAACAATAGGAGGATATGGTACTCTTGCTGTTAGATTACAACCAAACCATACAACAGATGATCCTGATGGAATAATGATTTCTACTTTAGAAGGGTTATCTTATGGAATAGGGGATGCTGTTTTAGGATTAAACCCAGTTGATGATAGTGTTGATAGTGTTATGGCAGTTATGGAAAGATTCCATAAGATAAAAACTGACTATGATATTCCTACTCAAACTTGTGTATTAGCACACGTTACTACACAAATGGAAGCTATCAAAAGAGGGGCAAAAGTAGACTTGATATTCCAAAGTATAGCTGGTTCTGAAAAAGGAAATGAAGCATTTGGAATAACTGGATCTATGATAGAAGAAGCAAGACAATTAGTTTTAAAACATGGTACATCAGCAGGACCAAATGTAATGTACTTTGAAACAGGACAAGGTTCTGAATTATCATCAGATGCACATAATGGTGCAGACCAAGTAACTATGGAAGCTAGATGTTATGGATTTGCAAAGAGATTCCAACCATTCCTAGTAAACACAGTTGTTGGATTTATAGGACCAGAATATCTATATGATAGTAAACAAGTTATAAGAGCAGGTTTAGAAGATCACTTTATGGGTAAATTACATGGATTACCAATGGGTGTTGACGTATGTTATACAAACCACATGAAAGCTGACCAAAGTGATGTTGAAGTTCTTGCTACATTATTAACAGCTGCTGGATGTAACTACTTTATGGGAATACCAGCTGGTGACGATATAATGCTTAACTACCAAACAACAGGATACCATGATAACCAAAGTTTAAGAGAATTATTTGGAAAACAACCAATTAAAGAATTTAAAGAATGGTTAGTAAAATATGGATTTATGACAGAAGATGGAAAATTAACAGAGAAGGCTGGAGATCCTTCAGTATTTCTTAAATAA